TCAAAAGAAGATCTTGTACCGGGAAAACTTGAGGCCGAGCCTCTGGAAAAGGGTGACGGTCCGCCAGAGTTTATCTATTTCGTCTATGTAGAACCAACCAAGGACGGCAAAAGGCTTTATTTGGCTGACAAACTCTTCATACCAAAAGACGAACTCATACATAAAACATTCGGATTTTGGAATCTGGAACTAATTGTTTTTGCAGGTGCAGGCTTCTCCATTCTAGTGTTTCTGCTGGTTTTCCATTTTTTGACAAGACGGGTAAATGAGCGCATCAATGCCTTGCAGTCCTGGGCAGATCAACTCAAAGCCCGCGAGCTGGTCGAAGAGAGACCGGATTTCAATTATAGAGAATTGAACAAGATTGCCGATCATCTCGCCAAATCCGTCATGCGCATAGCGGGATTTGTTGACCGTGAGCACGCTTTTCTGCGTCATGCAAGCCATGAACTAAGGACACCCATCACCATCATATTCGGTAATGCAGAACTGCTGGAAAAGATAGCAACATCAGAGCAGCAAAAGGAAATCAATGCTCGTATCCAGCGAGCAAGCCACTCCATGCAGACAATCGTGGCAACACTATTGTGGCTTGGTCGGGAAAAAGAAGTCTATACTGATCTGGAGCTGATTGATCCCTCCAAAATGATCCAGCAATGCGTTGAAGATCACCGCTATCTGTTGGGTGGTAAGGAGATTTCCTTGAGCCTTGAGCTTGAGGATGAAACTCAATTGCTACCAGCCGCACCATTGGAAATCATTCTGGCCAATATGGTGCGTAATGCCTTTCAGCATAGCCAGTCTGGTGTCATCAAGATCGTGGCAAGCCAGGGCGAGATTAAGGTGATGAATGAAATTGCGGGCAATCAACCCAGCGATCCATTCAACAAAAGCACAGTTTTTGAGCAAGACAAGGGAATTGGGCTCTCTCTGATCCGTCGAATGGCTGAACGTTTGAACTGGCAATTTGCTCTGATAACTACGGATAATCAGGTTATCGCACATTTGAAATTAAGCTCAGATAAGAAAAATATCTCTATAAATCAGAAGTATGGGTGATAACCGGGCGGCTACCGGCTCTATGGCATTTCTTTGCTGAAATTTGGCAAAGAGGCATGAGCATGCAATCCGTATTCCGTCTAATTCTTCTATCCACTCTGGGATTTGTCTTGGCTGG
The Cohaesibacter gelatinilyticus genome window above contains:
- a CDS encoding sensor histidine kinase, yielding MSLSFLNPLKPGFQVRSLRQEFRRSLLALFIILVLVYSVGLFFYFMAGLDTAKRLEMKNVALSYAAQMQQNDNLSPLTPITRTLLVAEKFEDLPKEYQSIFSKEDLVPGKLEAEPLEKGDGPPEFIYFVYVEPTKDGKRLYLADKLFIPKDELIHKTFGFWNLELIVFAGAGFSILVFLLVFHFLTRRVNERINALQSWADQLKARELVEERPDFNYRELNKIADHLAKSVMRIAGFVDREHAFLRHASHELRTPITIIFGNAELLEKIATSEQQKEINARIQRASHSMQTIVATLLWLGREKEVYTDLELIDPSKMIQQCVEDHRYLLGGKEISLSLELEDETQLLPAAPLEIILANMVRNAFQHSQSGVIKIVASQGEIKVMNEIAGNQPSDPFNKSTVFEQDKGIGLSLIRRMAERLNWQFALITTDNQVIAHLKLSSDKKNISINQKYG